cgtccgttcgtTGGTCCCcgcggtttccgatcaatattaGAAGAATTCTTACGCCTAGTGACTTCAACATGTGAGGCAAGTTAGCTGTGACCAGCAGATGCACCCGATAtgttttgaggtcagtgggtcaaaagtcaatgtCGTAAGGCGTCATTCCGTACACGCGACTTCAGATCAATAACTGAATGACGCTTAATCCTATAGTGACATCAAACGttgtatgcaggttggtcatcaccagtagatgaccatTAATCTTAAGGTCAGtcggtcaaatgtcaaggtcatggtgaccttcaGCTTTGAATCGGTTcccgatcaataacttaagaaagtTCTATCGGGACCTTTGATTTGGTAGGAAAAAATGGTCATGACCagcaatatacattttgaaGTAAGTGAGATAAATGTAAAGGTCGTGGTGAACAGCAGATGAAACCCAACAATGTTGTGGTCAGTGAGTTAAAGGTCATGGTGGTTTCATAGCCACCTTAACCTGAATATAATGTTTCCGATCTATAACCGAAGAACGCTTGATTGCTCTGACCTTAAACATGGTAGCCAAGTTTGTCAACACCAGTCGATAAATCTTCTTGATTTTGATGtgagtgggtcaaaggtcaaggccatgTTGAAAAtccgtttccgatcaataattaaAGAGATCCATTGAGATTTAGGGTCAGACTTTTCATCAATATGAATGTTCAAATATGGCCCAATAAACACGTACAGTCTTGCCCTAAATCTCGATGATTATGTTAAAAAGATGTTCGCCAGTGTTAATGCTGTTTTCTTACCTTTGACATTGTGGCCTCATTTTTACTTGACCTATAAAAGCATTTGGCATATAGTTTCAAACTTAGGTTTTGTGCTTCCGTAAGGAACcaagatatttatatttgtccATCTTCAAATCTGgcctttaaaatatttcaacatttaaaatgttgagtGTACACTAATGTCAAATgctataaaattataaaaaccCTCACTTcctttattaatgcatttttgtgtaaaacatttagGTCGGACATGCTTATGGACAATGTCCAGTCAAAAGtatgtcactaggtcaaatgtCAGGGGAATATTTTAAGCATTAGAGTCCTCATTTTTAACACATTATCCGGGTTTTCAATAAGTATACTTGCATTCTACTTACATTTAAGAGTTAAAACggagtattttttttattggccTGATAAATTAATGGCAAATAAAATTAATGGAATCACTCAGGCATGACTTAGGATAAgcacaatatttaaattgaatacgAGTCTAATGATGACACTCAAATAACTCCTTGGTCAAGCTTTAAATCACCAGCAGACAGCAACAGAtcaaatttctttgttttattttcaatttatacatgtacacctattttaaagtaatattaattaaacataactaATGTATTAGCTCTTTTGAGAGCTTTCAATATTAGTAGAAAATAGCTCTATCTAGAGTGGACCAATACTTCAGTTACAGGTTTCAAAACAACATCAAGATAATTGTTATAAcaatttatgtataaataattaaatatacagTTGTATACATATGAGTTTTCACTTCTACATGTTTAACCAACACAAAAATCAACATACATATCAACATTGCAATTATTGATGAATTCCTCTTAACATCatcttatcaaaatatttatatattattaccgtaatttatacattttttaagcTCTAACATTTGACAATAACTAAGTGCAAGCTTACAAAATGGAATCAAACGTTTCGTTTACCAGTTGCAAATCCAACAAAGGGCAATTCCACTTCCATAGTGTGCACTTGTGTAATACTACTGCCTttgactttaaatatttatatttttgctcagtttgaaataaaactatttgaaaCTATGAAGATACTGTATTTGAATCAACAACTGCACAGTTAAAAGACTGATGttgtcaatataaacatttcggTTAACACCATTACTGTTTACACTCCAATAAATTCgatgttattatttaatattcaaatgtatacataaaacgtttcaaaattaaataatgatataaacttttCACACATTCTTGTTTATTCTTCACAAAGTCAACATTGGTGAGATGCCACCAATGGTCGTTGTTTGCTGTATATGCtctatatattttctatattgcATGAAACACTAGATCACcagttttgaacattttgatttcTTTGCCTTCTTCATCGTCACAAACTATGAATTTATCAGATGATGCGTCATAATATAATGCCATTGGCGCCGTTGAAAAGTATGAAGGAAAATCAACCTTTCGAACGGTTCCTCTTAATGCATCTTCTTTGCATAACCCTAGAAGTTTTCCAGTCTGGTCCACCTTTGCAATTTCTTGTCCTTCATAGCAGCACACAAACAAATTTCCAAGTGGCCCTATTGCAAGCCCCATTGGCATCCTAAGGTGAGGATGGTTTAATGTCCATTTCATTTTTCCATCAAGTGTGAGCCCAATCACTGTATTTGCACGTGCAAGAGATATAAAAAGCGACCCACCTCCAGTTTTGTCTGCATGAATTCGTGTATGTATTGTCGTTATCATTTCCCTTTTCAGGTGTATATTAGAAAATGACTCTATTTTGTTCCTTGGAAAGTCAGCTCTAACAACATCTCTCTTATCGCAATCTAAGCAAAACAGGTAACTGTTAGCgaatttttttgtaaatgtcagtCCAACAAAGGGCATTTCGAGCGCTAAATTGTTGTATTCTGTTAAACTACTGCCTTTGACTTTAAAAACTTTGATTTTCCGCTCAGTTTGAAATGACACGGCTATTGTATTTGAATCAACAACCGCAAAGTTAGAAGGCCGATGTGAAAAATGCCAGCTGCTTGTCGTTTTAAAAAGTTTGGTATCAAAAACAACCAATCTCTGATGACTTTCATCAAGGAGTACAATTTCCTTTTCGTTCATCATATCAACTTCTTTGGGTTTTGGGTTGCATGTGTATTTCGTTGAAAAGTATGAAGGAAAATCAACCGACAGATCTGGAAATCTCAATTCAGCCTTCATGGCATCGATGGTGGTGGCCAAATGTTTGGAAGTGTCTGTGAGACTATGCTCAATCTTCTTCAGATGTACAGTCGTTTCCTTTGCAGAAGATTCTAACTGAGCTGTAAGATTCTCGAGTTTTTTGTTGAAATCAGCAAGAACCACAACAGATTTGCCATCAATATCATTATCACACGAAAGAAGAAGTCCATGTAACCCCTTCGCATCTGCTTGCATAGTGCTGTAAACGGTATGTGTGATGTTCACACTTTGGTCTTTTTTTCTTCTGGCTTTGTTCAATTCTACTGACA
Above is a genomic segment from Mya arenaria isolate MELC-2E11 chromosome 2, ASM2691426v1 containing:
- the LOC128220739 gene encoding uncharacterized protein LOC128220739 is translated as MATCQKIENATNMCSVCLDHFRDPRKLPCDHDFCADCIEEYIKKFLTTEKDKSAFPCPLCRKPVVIKNLSIEGIEDFIEQLTKRKEVNTCVDMDKQTPTGIKCDPCNLDGTNTAADVFCGDCDEHLCNSCAKFHKRSKKLKKHVLITLAEKKSTSFFQESIDYKCKGHDKRLKYICLDHNSLGCSMCTITNHKNCKDVKSLREYINTSHCLDGRAQKLNQIHMLSQKCTQMQSHAVKSMQIECIASTLKDFQETVSVELNKARRKKDQSVNITHTVYSTMQADAKGLHGLLLSCDNDIDGKSVVVLADFNKKLENLTAQLESSAKETTVHLKKIEHSLTDTSKHLATTIDAMKAELRFPDLSVDFPSYFSTKYTCNPKPKEVDMMNEKEIVLLDESHQRLVVFDTKLFKTTSSWHFSHRPSNFAVVDSNTIAVSFQTERKIKVFKVKGSSLTEYNNLALEMPFVGLTFTKKFANSYLFCLDCDKRDVVRADFPRNKIESFSNIHLKREMITTIHTRIHADKTGGGSLFISLARANTVIGLTLDGKMKWTLNHPHLRMPMGLAIGPLGNLFVCCYEGQEIAKVDQTGKLLGLCKEDALRGTVRKVDFPSYFSTAPMALYYDASSDKFIVCDDEEGKEIKMFKTGDLVFHAI